A genomic window from Prunus persica cultivar Lovell chromosome G2, Prunus_persica_NCBIv2, whole genome shotgun sequence includes:
- the LOC18786972 gene encoding nucleoside diphosphate kinase 1, with the protein MEQTFIMIKPDGVQRGLVGDIISRFEKKGFYLKGLKFINVDRPFAEKHYEDLSAKPFFSGLVDYIISGPVVAMIWEGKNVVLTGRKIIGATNPAESAPGTIRGDYAIEIGRNIIHGSDSAESARKEIALWFPDGPANWQSSVHHWIYE; encoded by the exons ATGGAGCAAACTTTCATCATGATCAAGCCTGATGGGGTTCAAAGAGGCCTG GTTGGTGACATCATTAGcaggtttgagaagaagggcTTCTATTTGAAAG GTTTGAAGTTCATCAATGTGGATCGTCCTTTTGCTGAGAAACACTATGAGGACTTGTCTGCAAAGCCCTTTTTCAGTGGATTGGTTGATTATATTATTTCTGGTCCCGTTGTTGCTATGATTTGGGAGGGTAAGAATGTTGTCCTAACTGGCCGAAAGATTATTGGTGCCACCAACCCAGCAGAATCCGCCCCTGGAACCATCCGTGGTGATTATGCAATTGAGATTGGCAG GAATATCATTCATGGAAGTGACTCAGCAGAGAGTGCAAGGAAAGAGATTGCTCTGTGGTTCCCTGATGGCCCTGCTAACTGGCAGAGCAGCGTTCACCACTGGATCTATGAGTAA